Below is a window of Diaminobutyricibacter sp. McL0608 DNA.
CGTGCTGCGCGTTCGTTCTCGCGGCTGGTCTCCCGGGCGAATGACAGGACGATACCTATTGCGATCATGGAACTGATCATTGCAGTTCCACCTGCGGAGATCAGGGGAAGCGGCACTCCGAGGACAGGGATGACCCCGAGCACGACGCCGATGTTCACGAACGCCTGGGCGATCAGCCACACGAGGATGGCGGCGGTCGTGATCTTCGCGAACGGGTCGCTGCTGGCGTGGATGATGCGCAGGAACGTGATCGCCAGCAGCACGAACAGGACGAGCACGACGATGGCGCCGATCAGACCCAGCTCCTCGCCGATGATCGCGAAGATGAAGTCGGTGTCGGCTGCCGGGAGCCAGGACCATTTGGAATGCGAGTTGCCGAGGCCGACCCCAAAGACGCCACCGGAGGCCAGCGCGTAGAAGCCGTTGTTGATCTGCCAGGTGACATCCGGGTTGGCCGCACTGTGACCACCGAAGAATGCCATGATGCGCCCGACCCGGCTCTTGCTCGAGAAGGCGATCAGCAAGGCGAGCCCCGAGATCACCAGGCTGCCGACAGCCAGGTGCCGGATCTTGACACCTGCGAAGAACAGGGCGCCGAGGACGATCCCGGCCATGATCACGGTCGTTCCGAGGTCGCCGCCCATGATGACCAGGAGGATCGCTCCGCCCGCCACCGGAACCACCGGGATGAGAAGGTGCTTCCAGTTGTCGAGCAGGTCGCGTTTGCGCGCCAGAACGACGCCGAGCCAGACGACGAGCGCCACCTTGATCGCTTCGGATGGCTGACCGGCGAACCCGCCGATCCGCAGCCAGTTGCGGTTGCCCCCGATCTCGACGCCGAGCGGGGTGACGAGCACCAGCAGTTGAAGTAGGCAGGCGAGACCGAGGAACACCCAGACCGTCTTCTTCCAGAACGCGGTCGGGAGTCGCGACACCAGCAGCATGAGCGGCAGGCCGACCAGGGCATAGATCCCCTGTGACCAGAAACGGGAGAAGAAGTTGTCGGTGTCGGTGTGCGACTCGACGGAGGACGACGAGAGCACCATCACCAACCCGAACACGACCATGAACAGCGTGATCCCGAGCAGCATGAAGTAGTTCGCGGATTCGGCCTGGAAGACCCGGCCGAGCGAGATGCGCGCGGCGGTGCCCGGAGCCTGCTCCCGCTCGGCGCCCCGTCCGGCGCCCT
It encodes the following:
- the ftsW gene encoding putative lipid II flippase FtsW; translated protein: MTNPPRSVRAPRVGGIGRPVPRQTAHEQGAGRGAEREQAPGTAARISLGRVFQAESANYFMLLGITLFMVVFGLVMVLSSSSVESHTDTDNFFSRFWSQGIYALVGLPLMLLVSRLPTAFWKKTVWVFLGLACLLQLLVLVTPLGVEIGGNRNWLRIGGFAGQPSEAIKVALVVWLGVVLARKRDLLDNWKHLLIPVVPVAGGAILLVIMGGDLGTTVIMAGIVLGALFFAGVKIRHLAVGSLVISGLALLIAFSSKSRVGRIMAFFGGHSAANPDVTWQINNGFYALASGGVFGVGLGNSHSKWSWLPAADTDFIFAIIGEELGLIGAIVVLVLFVLLAITFLRIIHASSDPFAKITTAAILVWLIAQAFVNIGVVLGVIPVLGVPLPLISAGGTAMISSMIAIGIVLSFARETSRENERAARGISSRA